Proteins found in one Sphingopyxis sp. MWB1 genomic segment:
- a CDS encoding DUF465 domain-containing protein: MSMSHLSALKSRHADLDAKIANEERRPAPDTSRLAQLKKQKLKLKEEMLSTV, translated from the coding sequence ATGAGCATGTCGCACCTTTCCGCCCTGAAGTCCCGCCACGCGGACCTTGACGCGAAAATTGCGAATGAAGAGCGCCGACCTGCTCCGGACACAAGCCGACTGGCGCAGCTCAAAAAGCAAAAGCTGAAACTGAAAGAGGAAATGTTGTCGACGGTCTGA
- a CDS encoding DUF465 domain-containing protein translates to MVNAEDITSRLERLRLEHRDLDVAISALAEAAMVDQLQLARLKKRKLRLRDEIAWCEDQLLPDIIA, encoded by the coding sequence ATGGTGAACGCCGAAGACATCACCTCGCGCCTTGAAAGGCTCCGCCTGGAACATCGCGACCTGGATGTCGCGATCAGCGCGTTGGCGGAAGCTGCTATGGTCGACCAGTTGCAATTGGCGCGGCTCAAAAAGCGCAAGCTGCGACTGCGCGATGAAATCGCCTGGTGCGAAGATCAATTGCTGCCCGATATCATCGCCTGA
- a CDS encoding DUF1465 family protein, producing the protein MASDSTDETPPCTPVQRAQVENLYVEAMLLADEAQAVFAVQRDRSTPQDDPLLLVGLACEALKTTTRLMHVIAWLLHRRAMIAGEPGATLNDSAAHIGEPVAADWDICQYLDVELRRIVAASERLFERVAMLETGWNAPAVAPVQGLIARLRARL; encoded by the coding sequence ATGGCCAGCGATAGCACCGACGAGACGCCGCCCTGCACCCCGGTCCAGCGCGCGCAGGTCGAAAATCTCTATGTCGAGGCGATGTTGCTTGCCGATGAGGCGCAGGCCGTGTTTGCTGTGCAGCGCGATCGCAGCACGCCACAGGACGACCCGTTGCTGCTTGTCGGGCTGGCGTGCGAAGCGCTGAAAACGACGACGCGGCTGATGCATGTCATCGCCTGGCTGCTTCACCGCCGCGCAATGATCGCGGGCGAGCCGGGCGCGACGCTGAACGACAGCGCCGCGCATATCGGCGAGCCAGTCGCGGCCGATTGGGATATTTGCCAATATCTGGACGTCGAGCTTCGCCGGATTGTCGCAGCAAGCGAGCGGCTGTTCGAACGGGTCGCGATGCTGGAAACCGGCTGGAACGCGCCCGCCGTCGCCCCGGTGCAGGGACTGATCGCTCGCCTGCGCGCGCGGCTGTAA